From one Mya arenaria isolate MELC-2E11 chromosome 4, ASM2691426v1 genomic stretch:
- the LOC128231249 gene encoding uncharacterized protein LOC128231249 isoform X2: MASKTTTGTITIIFRLLLLIVMTKTVTLSPVENVSTVTSSPDEPVQPVAIPVNRVSSSTLKQCKVVPQHEHVVGDIQSALGSDTKMIKYHLKLENGDNTFEGKNKSDAYKLLYWVRTTGRHGTGLLLLRHDYDILSLTTLELGVITMNVLIQEHPVNCLTNLSLTDIEELFRELVMNDFQNKSSGEVLELAVTDNVCNLHVFNDSGTARYRYMCCSRDSSRYLTCHFLESDIWLSILMVSITILKILIVLYSPRFVPQSLYRLQNFAKPFVHKLDPMRIKVVRTRTPDRFKLPDSNAEQVTTIKSKKFRLMPKIEDTLSSLRPEVPYTVTLEKLLLRVKSDRLLPEDYAPVGLIKALYESFVKCEIRNRSSVEDCCKADVCSAVACTKKMCSWYRLLKEQMKVLIILCLALPWLMRTYVYFIYEQDELNYRRKDAHERNLKFYFPGNFTSYLTPLHVLFLTMYCLLIIESFTYGVIRKQARERFKFVLRKCFCDMADKEKMIT; the protein is encoded by the exons ATGGCATCAAAGACAACTACGGGCACGATAACCATTATATTCCGCCTTTTGTTATTGATCGTGATGACGAAGACAGTGACACTCTCACCTGTGGAAAATGTGTCAACCGTTACAAGCTCACCTGACGAGCCGGTCCAACCCGTGGCAATCCCCGTCAACAGAGTCTCGTCTTCTACACTAAAGCAATGCAAGGTCGTGCCGCAACATGAGCACGTGGTTGGAGACATACAAAGCGCACTAGGCTCCGATACGAAGATGATCAAGTATCATTTAAAGCTTGAAAATGGGGACAATACGTTTGAAGGGAAGAACAAAAGTGACGCGTATAAGCTATTATACTGGGTGAGAACAACTGGTCGTCACGGCACCGGACTCTTGCTCTTACGCCATGATTATGACATTCTTTCACTGACGACACTCGAACTTGGTGTAATTACAATGAACGTTCTTATACAGGAACATCCTGTCAACTGCTTAACTAATCTGTCCCTAACAGACATAGAAGAGTTATTCCGTGAACTTGTGATGAACGACTTTCAGAACAAAAGTTCCGGAGAGGTTTTGGAGCTTGCGGTCACAGACAATGTGTGCAACTTGCATGTGTTTAATGACTCTGGCACAGCCCGTTATAGATATATGTGCTGTAGCCGAGACTCAAGCCGGTACCTCACTTGTCATTTTCTAGAGTCGGACATCTGGCTATCTATTCTGATGGTTTCAATTACCATTCTGAAAATTTTAATTGTCTTATACAGCCCGCGTTTCGTACCACAGTCATTATATCGTTTACAAAACTTTGCTAAACCGTTTGTGCATAAACTTGATCCAATGAGAATCAAAGTTGTTCGGACCAGGACACCAGATCGGTTCAAACTTCCAGACTCCAACGCTGAACAAGTTACAACGATAAAGTCTAAAAAATTCAGGCTTATGCCCAAGATTGAGGATACCCTCAGTAGCCTTCGCCCGGAGGTTCCGTATACAGTGACGTTAGAAAAGCTTCTTTTGCGCGTGAAAAGTGATAGACTGCTTCCAGAAGATTACGCACCAGTAGGTCTTATAAAAGCATTGTACGAATCCTTCGTGAAATGTGAAATCCGTAACCGTTCGTCAGTGGAAGACTGTTGTAAAGCTGATGTCTGCAGTGCAGTGGCATGTACAAAGAAAATGTGTTCCTGGTATCGTTTGTTGAAAGAACAGATGAAAGTGTTGATCATATTGTGTCTTGCACTTCCCTGGTTGATGAGGacatatgtgtattttatatatgaacaaGACGAATTAAACTACAGACGAAAGGACGCACATGAACGAAACCTGAAATTCTATTTTCCAGGCAATTTTACTTCATACTTGACACCACTGCACGTGTTGTTTCTCACAATGTATTGCCTACTTATCATTGAGTCGTTCACGTACGGTGTCATTCGAAAGCAAGCCAGAGAGCGGTTCAAATTCGTCTTAAGGAAGTGCTTCTGCGATATGGCGGATAAAGAGAAGAT GATTACTTAA
- the LOC128231249 gene encoding uncharacterized protein LOC128231249 isoform X1 has protein sequence MASKTTTGTITIIFRLLLLIVMTKTVTLSPVENVSTVTSSPDEPVQPVAIPVNRVSSSTLKQCKVVPQHEHVVGDIQSALGSDTKMIKYHLKLENGDNTFEGKNKSDAYKLLYWVRTTGRHGTGLLLLRHDYDILSLTTLELGVITMNVLIQEHPVNCLTNLSLTDIEELFRELVMNDFQNKSSGEVLELAVTDNVCNLHVFNDSGTARYRYMCCSRDSSRYLTCHFLESDIWLSILMVSITILKILIVLYSPRFVPQSLYRLQNFAKPFVHKLDPMRIKVVRTRTPDRFKLPDSNAEQVTTIKSKKFRLMPKIEDTLSSLRPEVPYTVTLEKLLLRVKSDRLLPEDYAPVGLIKALYESFVKCEIRNRSSVEDCCKADVCSAVACTKKMCSWYRLLKEQMKVLIILCLALPWLMRTYVYFIYEQDELNYRRKDAHERNLKFYFPGNFTSYLTPLHVLFLTMYCLLIIESFTYGVIRKQARERFKFVLRKCFCDMADKEKMYVFGWLMKNLLKPCTHFGGFGICVGLFMFALFSPIIFFLLAFYMLPTLNISCRLLAHLFLYLCPNCRCLSSCVCLQRFKSALQIEAISSMEDLEKDRHVLKSPAKRAIQVLIIILCLISLWSVVFLITELISFFVEVVVYTLMGLVLHASLTLTYVSLLLILFFYASDCFGTVTQTYLKFNETMHSVVTGLLKEETEKEVRKSEEKQENLAFKMPLQDFTSTETNAGQDNNVEQKPSPKRGLNIEVIDGIPQWTTSHLLLFLTRKDQPMIPRRFFFESCKMPYYNVPGELLLKYLFAAMEFGVVIIFLLFVLVVVLAFGDAYNVSATNKLLATVAGGFIPFMLKRILIKTHTVAEVDTSDIHFKICLNELVKSYKESWPIFDIEVKSCELDSEDIKPKTRSEETVGKNEEQAINTSVRVDLIIDISEERHVVRIDNVDTADNRRVKYGFNKDVGSVSMLDHEDYKDEDIV, from the coding sequence ATGGCATCAAAGACAACTACGGGCACGATAACCATTATATTCCGCCTTTTGTTATTGATCGTGATGACGAAGACAGTGACACTCTCACCTGTGGAAAATGTGTCAACCGTTACAAGCTCACCTGACGAGCCGGTCCAACCCGTGGCAATCCCCGTCAACAGAGTCTCGTCTTCTACACTAAAGCAATGCAAGGTCGTGCCGCAACATGAGCACGTGGTTGGAGACATACAAAGCGCACTAGGCTCCGATACGAAGATGATCAAGTATCATTTAAAGCTTGAAAATGGGGACAATACGTTTGAAGGGAAGAACAAAAGTGACGCGTATAAGCTATTATACTGGGTGAGAACAACTGGTCGTCACGGCACCGGACTCTTGCTCTTACGCCATGATTATGACATTCTTTCACTGACGACACTCGAACTTGGTGTAATTACAATGAACGTTCTTATACAGGAACATCCTGTCAACTGCTTAACTAATCTGTCCCTAACAGACATAGAAGAGTTATTCCGTGAACTTGTGATGAACGACTTTCAGAACAAAAGTTCCGGAGAGGTTTTGGAGCTTGCGGTCACAGACAATGTGTGCAACTTGCATGTGTTTAATGACTCTGGCACAGCCCGTTATAGATATATGTGCTGTAGCCGAGACTCAAGCCGGTACCTCACTTGTCATTTTCTAGAGTCGGACATCTGGCTATCTATTCTGATGGTTTCAATTACCATTCTGAAAATTTTAATTGTCTTATACAGCCCGCGTTTCGTACCACAGTCATTATATCGTTTACAAAACTTTGCTAAACCGTTTGTGCATAAACTTGATCCAATGAGAATCAAAGTTGTTCGGACCAGGACACCAGATCGGTTCAAACTTCCAGACTCCAACGCTGAACAAGTTACAACGATAAAGTCTAAAAAATTCAGGCTTATGCCCAAGATTGAGGATACCCTCAGTAGCCTTCGCCCGGAGGTTCCGTATACAGTGACGTTAGAAAAGCTTCTTTTGCGCGTGAAAAGTGATAGACTGCTTCCAGAAGATTACGCACCAGTAGGTCTTATAAAAGCATTGTACGAATCCTTCGTGAAATGTGAAATCCGTAACCGTTCGTCAGTGGAAGACTGTTGTAAAGCTGATGTCTGCAGTGCAGTGGCATGTACAAAGAAAATGTGTTCCTGGTATCGTTTGTTGAAAGAACAGATGAAAGTGTTGATCATATTGTGTCTTGCACTTCCCTGGTTGATGAGGacatatgtgtattttatatatgaacaaGACGAATTAAACTACAGACGAAAGGACGCACATGAACGAAACCTGAAATTCTATTTTCCAGGCAATTTTACTTCATACTTGACACCACTGCACGTGTTGTTTCTCACAATGTATTGCCTACTTATCATTGAGTCGTTCACGTACGGTGTCATTCGAAAGCAAGCCAGAGAGCGGTTCAAATTCGTCTTAAGGAAGTGCTTCTGCGATATGGCGGATAAAGAGAAGATGTACGTATTCGGTTGGCTAATGAAAAATCTTCTGAAGCCCTGTACCCATTTTGGTGGTTTCGGAATATGTGTTGGACTTTTCATGTTTGCTCTATTTTCGCCAATTATCTTCTTTTTGTTAGCATTTTACATGCTACCGACACTGAACATATCCTGTAGGCTGTTAGCGCATCTGTTTCTTTATCTTTGTCCAAACTGCAGGTGTTTGTCATCCTGTGTATGTTTACAGCGATTTAAATCAGCTTTGCAAATTGAAGCAATATCATCAATGGAAGATTTAGAAAAGGACAGACACGTACTGAAATCGCCGGCTAAAAGAGCAATTCAAGTTCTGATAATCATACTATGTTTGATTTCATTATGGTCCGTAGTTTTTCTTATAACCGAACTGATATCCTTTTTTGTTGAAGTCGTTGTGTATACACTCATGGGCCTGGTTTTGCATGCGTCGTTGACATTAACGTACGTTTCCCtgcttttaattttgtttttctacgCAAGTGACTGTTTTGGAACGGTTACCCAAACTTACTTGAAATTCAATGAGACAATGCATTCTGTTGTCACAGGATTACTTAAAGAAGAGACAGAAAAGGAGGTACGGAAAAGCGAAGAGAAACAAGAAAATCTAGCATTTAAAATGCCGCTGCAAGATTTCACTTCCACAGAAACAAATGCAGGACAAGATAACAACGTTGAACAAAAACCTTCACCAAAAAGGGGACTCAATATCGAAGTAATTGACGGTATACCCCAATGGACTACATCTCACCTTCTACTCTTTCTTACCAGGAAGGACCAGCCAATGATTCCACGACGGTTTTTCTTTGAATCGTGTAAAATGCCGTACTACAATGTGCCTGGTGAGCTTTTACTTAAATACTTGTTTGCAGCAATGGAATTTGGagttgttattattttcttgcTTTTCGTTTTGGTCGTTGTGTTAGCATTTGGAGACGCGTACAATGTGTCAGCCACAAACAAGCTTCTAGCAACAGTCGCAGGAGGATTTATACCGTTTATGTTGAAAAGGATTTTGATTAAAACACATACTGTAGCTGAGGTTGATACAAGcgatattcattttaaaatttgtttgaatgaGCTCGTCAAAAGTTACAAGGAATCTTGGCCGATCTTTGACATTGAAGTAAAATCATGTGAATTGGATTCGGAGGACATTAAACCAAAAACCAGAAGCGAAGAAACCGTTGGGAAAAATGAAGAGCAAGCAATTAATACATCGGTAAGAGTTGACCTGATTATTGATATAAGTGAGGAAAGACACGTAGTCAGAATAGACAATGTCGACACCGCAGACAATCGCCGGGTTAAATACGGCTTCAATAAGGATGTCGGCTCGGTTTCAATGCTTGACCATGAAGACTATAAAGATGAAGACATTGTGTGA
- the LOC128231250 gene encoding uncharacterized protein LOC128231250 isoform X1, with translation MTAERKMDWKEHRLIRTLFLISLLHGVELLPEGNVSTVFPNTTNAPVLCQIYSKDEKVAADIKDALDSGTKMIKYHLKLDNDDNKWEGKNKSDAYKLLYWVRTTGRHGTGLLLLRHDYDILSLTTLELGVVTFDVRIQEHPADCLQNTSLTGIETLFRELVMNDFQNKSTGEAIEMAASENVCNLHVFNDSGTARYKYICCSRGANSILTCDFLESDIWFTILMVSITVLKILIALYSPRFVPQSLYRLRNFAKPFVHTIDPMKIKVVRTRTPDLYKIADANGEQITTIKSKKFKYMPKFEDMLRSLRPEAPYTLTFEKLLLRVKSDRLLPEDYAPVGLIKALYESFVKCEIRNRSSVEDCCNVDVCSAITCTKKSCSWYRLLKEMMKAVIIFFLALPWLLRMYVYFEYEHEELNDRKTDANERNLEFYFPGSVTLYLTPIHVLFLAIYCLLIFESLTYGIIRKRAKERFKFVMRKCFSDMADGEKMYVFGWLVKNLLKPCTSFGGIGLCVGLVVIPLSVPLIFSLLAFYMVPTLNIACRLLAQFAVYLCPNVSCFSSWACSKRIRSALEFDVLSSMESLDKDRLIMKSPLKRAVQVMTIMLCLISLCSVVFLISELISFLVEVVVYTLMGLVLHASLTLTYVSLILILFFYANDSFGTVTQTYLKFNETMHSVVTVLLKEEIEKEVRKSEEKQENLAFRMPLQDFTSNEAYEGQDNRIENKTSAKGGHNIEVKDGIPQWTTSHILLFLTRKDQPMIPSRFYFDSCKMPYYNVPGDILLKYLHAAVEFGSVIIFLLFVLVVVLAFGDAYNVSATNKLLATVAGGFIPFMLKKFLIKAHSISEVDTSDIHFKMCLNEVVKNYKEYWPIFDIELTSCERNPKDLKPIATVADNEVQTTERSERFDLIIDISEEAKQGESHGSNYIEM, from the exons atgaccGCAGAAAg AAAGATGGATTGGAAAGAACACCGCCTTATTCGCACGTTATTTCTAATCTCATTACTGCATGGAGTGGAGCTTCTTCCAGAAGGCAATGTCTCTACAGTTTTTCCTAACACAACAAACGCACCGGTACTGTGTCAAATATATTCGAAAGATGAAAAAGTCGCGGCAGACATAAAAGACGCACTTGACTCGGGAACGAAGATGATTAAGTATCATTTAAAACTAGACAATGATGATAACAAATGGGAAGGGAAAAACAAAAGTGATGCCTACAAACTATTATATTGGGTAAGGACAACTGGTCGCCACGGAACTGGATTGCTGCTCTTACGCCACGATTATGATATTCTTTCTCTTACTACACTTGAACTCGGAGTGGTCACATTTGATGTCCGTATACAGGAACATCCTGCAGATTGCTTACAAAATACGTCACTCACAGGCATAGAAACTTTATTTCGTGAACTTGTGATGAATGATTTTCAGAACAAAAGCACCGGAGAAGCAATCGAGATGGCGGCGTCTGAAAATGTTTGCAACTTGCATGTGTTTAATGATTCGGGTACGGCcagatataaatacatttgttgtAGTCGCGGTGCAAACTCGATTCTCACTTGCGATTTCTTGGAGTCGGACATCTGGTTTACCATTTTAATGGTTTCTATAACAGTTCTTAAAATACTGATTGCCTTATACAGTCCGAGATTTGTTCCACAATCATTATACCGTCTACGAAATTTTGCAAAACCATTTGTGCATACAATTGATCCCATGAAAATTAAAGTAGTTCGGACCAGGACTCCGGATTTGTATAAAATTGCAGACGCAAATGGTGAACAAATTACAACGATAAAGTctaagaaatttaaatatatgcctAAGTTTGAGGACATGCTTAGAAGCCTTCGTCCGGAGGCTCCATACACACTGACGTTTGAAAAACTCCTTTTGCGCGTGAAGAGTGATAGGCTGCTTCCAGAAGATTACGCACCAGTAGGTCTTATAAAAGCATTGTACGAATCCTTCGTGAAATGTGAAATCCGTAATCGTTCGTCAGTCGAAGACTGTTGTAACGTTGACGTATGCAGTGCCATAACATGTACGAAGAAAAGTTGTTCCTGGTATCGTTTGTTGAAGGAAATGATGAAAGCAGTGATCATATTTTTCTTGGCACTTCCTTGGCTGTtaagaatgtatgtttattttgagTATGAACATGAGGAATTGAATGACAGAAAGACTGATGCAAATGAGCGAAACCTTGAATTCTATTTTCCAGGCAGTGTTACCTTATACCTTACTCCGATTCACGTTTTATTCCTCGCAATCTACTGCTTGCTGATATTTGAATCTCTCACATACGGCATCATTAGAAAACGAGCCAAAGAGCGTTTCAAATTTGTCATGAGAAAGTGTTTCAGTGACATGGCTGATGGAGAAAAGATGTATGTATTTGGCTGGTTAGTTAAAAACCTCCTGAAGCCTTGTACATCCTTTGGTGGTATTGGCCTATGTGTAGGACTTGTCGTGATCCCTTTATCGGTGCCTTTGATATTTAGCCTGCTTGCATTTTATATGGTACCGACACTGAACATTGCGTGCAGATTATTGGCACAGTTTGCAGTATATCTTTGTCCGAATGTCAGCTGCTTCTCTTCATGGGCGTGTTCAAAACGCATACGATCTGCCTTAGAATTTGATGTTCTTTCTTCAATGGAATCTTTAGACAAAGATAGACTTATAATGAAATCACCTTTAAAAAGAGCTGTGCAAGTTATGACCATTATGCTTTGTTTGATTTCCTTATGTTCCGTTGTTTTTCTTATATCCGAACTGATATCCTTTTTGGTTGAAGTAGTTGTGTATACGCTCATGGGCCTGGTTTTGCATGCGTCGTTGACATTAACGTACGTTTCcctcattttaattttatttttctacgCAAATGACAGTTTTGGAACGGTAACCCAAACGTACTTGAAATTCAATGAGACGATGCATTCAGTTGTCACTGTATTGCTGAAAGAAGAAATAGAAAAGGAGGTACGGAAAAGTGAAGAGAAACAAGAAAACCTGGCCTTTAGGATGCCGCTTCAAGATTTTACTTCGAATGAAGCATATGAAGGACAAGACAAcagaattgaaaacaaaacttcaGCAAAAGGGGGACACAATATTGAAGTGAAAGACGGTATACCCCAATGGACTACATCTCACATATTACTCTTTCTCACAAGGAAGGATCAGCCAATGATCCCGAGCCGGTTTTACTTTGATTCGTGTAAAATGCCGTACTACAATGTGCCTGGTGATATCTTACTCAAGTATTTACACGCTGCTGTAGAGTTTGGATCTGTCATTATTTTCTTACTTTTTGTTTTGGTGGTTGTTCTGGCATTTGGTGACGCGTACAACGTTTCAGCAACAAACAAGCTTCTAGCAACAGTCGCAGGTGGATTCATACCTTTTATGTTAAAGAAATTCCTTATTAAAGCCCATTCAATTTCAGAAGTTGATACCAGtgacattcattttaaaatgtgtctCAATGAAGTCGTTAAAAATTATAAGGAATACTGGCCGATCTTTGACATTGAATTAACCTCATGCGAACGAAATCCTAAGGATTTAAAACCAATTGCTACAGTAGCTGATAACGAAGTACAAACAACGGAACGATCCGAAAGATTTGATTTGATCATTGATATCAGTGAAGAAGCAAAACAAGGGGAGAGTCATGGATCTAATTATATCGAAATGTGA
- the LOC128231250 gene encoding uncharacterized protein LOC128231250 isoform X2, with translation MDWKEHRLIRTLFLISLLHGVELLPEGNVSTVFPNTTNAPVLCQIYSKDEKVAADIKDALDSGTKMIKYHLKLDNDDNKWEGKNKSDAYKLLYWVRTTGRHGTGLLLLRHDYDILSLTTLELGVVTFDVRIQEHPADCLQNTSLTGIETLFRELVMNDFQNKSTGEAIEMAASENVCNLHVFNDSGTARYKYICCSRGANSILTCDFLESDIWFTILMVSITVLKILIALYSPRFVPQSLYRLRNFAKPFVHTIDPMKIKVVRTRTPDLYKIADANGEQITTIKSKKFKYMPKFEDMLRSLRPEAPYTLTFEKLLLRVKSDRLLPEDYAPVGLIKALYESFVKCEIRNRSSVEDCCNVDVCSAITCTKKSCSWYRLLKEMMKAVIIFFLALPWLLRMYVYFEYEHEELNDRKTDANERNLEFYFPGSVTLYLTPIHVLFLAIYCLLIFESLTYGIIRKRAKERFKFVMRKCFSDMADGEKMYVFGWLVKNLLKPCTSFGGIGLCVGLVVIPLSVPLIFSLLAFYMVPTLNIACRLLAQFAVYLCPNVSCFSSWACSKRIRSALEFDVLSSMESLDKDRLIMKSPLKRAVQVMTIMLCLISLCSVVFLISELISFLVEVVVYTLMGLVLHASLTLTYVSLILILFFYANDSFGTVTQTYLKFNETMHSVVTVLLKEEIEKEVRKSEEKQENLAFRMPLQDFTSNEAYEGQDNRIENKTSAKGGHNIEVKDGIPQWTTSHILLFLTRKDQPMIPSRFYFDSCKMPYYNVPGDILLKYLHAAVEFGSVIIFLLFVLVVVLAFGDAYNVSATNKLLATVAGGFIPFMLKKFLIKAHSISEVDTSDIHFKMCLNEVVKNYKEYWPIFDIELTSCERNPKDLKPIATVADNEVQTTERSERFDLIIDISEEAKQGESHGSNYIEM, from the coding sequence ATGGATTGGAAAGAACACCGCCTTATTCGCACGTTATTTCTAATCTCATTACTGCATGGAGTGGAGCTTCTTCCAGAAGGCAATGTCTCTACAGTTTTTCCTAACACAACAAACGCACCGGTACTGTGTCAAATATATTCGAAAGATGAAAAAGTCGCGGCAGACATAAAAGACGCACTTGACTCGGGAACGAAGATGATTAAGTATCATTTAAAACTAGACAATGATGATAACAAATGGGAAGGGAAAAACAAAAGTGATGCCTACAAACTATTATATTGGGTAAGGACAACTGGTCGCCACGGAACTGGATTGCTGCTCTTACGCCACGATTATGATATTCTTTCTCTTACTACACTTGAACTCGGAGTGGTCACATTTGATGTCCGTATACAGGAACATCCTGCAGATTGCTTACAAAATACGTCACTCACAGGCATAGAAACTTTATTTCGTGAACTTGTGATGAATGATTTTCAGAACAAAAGCACCGGAGAAGCAATCGAGATGGCGGCGTCTGAAAATGTTTGCAACTTGCATGTGTTTAATGATTCGGGTACGGCcagatataaatacatttgttgtAGTCGCGGTGCAAACTCGATTCTCACTTGCGATTTCTTGGAGTCGGACATCTGGTTTACCATTTTAATGGTTTCTATAACAGTTCTTAAAATACTGATTGCCTTATACAGTCCGAGATTTGTTCCACAATCATTATACCGTCTACGAAATTTTGCAAAACCATTTGTGCATACAATTGATCCCATGAAAATTAAAGTAGTTCGGACCAGGACTCCGGATTTGTATAAAATTGCAGACGCAAATGGTGAACAAATTACAACGATAAAGTctaagaaatttaaatatatgcctAAGTTTGAGGACATGCTTAGAAGCCTTCGTCCGGAGGCTCCATACACACTGACGTTTGAAAAACTCCTTTTGCGCGTGAAGAGTGATAGGCTGCTTCCAGAAGATTACGCACCAGTAGGTCTTATAAAAGCATTGTACGAATCCTTCGTGAAATGTGAAATCCGTAATCGTTCGTCAGTCGAAGACTGTTGTAACGTTGACGTATGCAGTGCCATAACATGTACGAAGAAAAGTTGTTCCTGGTATCGTTTGTTGAAGGAAATGATGAAAGCAGTGATCATATTTTTCTTGGCACTTCCTTGGCTGTtaagaatgtatgtttattttgagTATGAACATGAGGAATTGAATGACAGAAAGACTGATGCAAATGAGCGAAACCTTGAATTCTATTTTCCAGGCAGTGTTACCTTATACCTTACTCCGATTCACGTTTTATTCCTCGCAATCTACTGCTTGCTGATATTTGAATCTCTCACATACGGCATCATTAGAAAACGAGCCAAAGAGCGTTTCAAATTTGTCATGAGAAAGTGTTTCAGTGACATGGCTGATGGAGAAAAGATGTATGTATTTGGCTGGTTAGTTAAAAACCTCCTGAAGCCTTGTACATCCTTTGGTGGTATTGGCCTATGTGTAGGACTTGTCGTGATCCCTTTATCGGTGCCTTTGATATTTAGCCTGCTTGCATTTTATATGGTACCGACACTGAACATTGCGTGCAGATTATTGGCACAGTTTGCAGTATATCTTTGTCCGAATGTCAGCTGCTTCTCTTCATGGGCGTGTTCAAAACGCATACGATCTGCCTTAGAATTTGATGTTCTTTCTTCAATGGAATCTTTAGACAAAGATAGACTTATAATGAAATCACCTTTAAAAAGAGCTGTGCAAGTTATGACCATTATGCTTTGTTTGATTTCCTTATGTTCCGTTGTTTTTCTTATATCCGAACTGATATCCTTTTTGGTTGAAGTAGTTGTGTATACGCTCATGGGCCTGGTTTTGCATGCGTCGTTGACATTAACGTACGTTTCcctcattttaattttatttttctacgCAAATGACAGTTTTGGAACGGTAACCCAAACGTACTTGAAATTCAATGAGACGATGCATTCAGTTGTCACTGTATTGCTGAAAGAAGAAATAGAAAAGGAGGTACGGAAAAGTGAAGAGAAACAAGAAAACCTGGCCTTTAGGATGCCGCTTCAAGATTTTACTTCGAATGAAGCATATGAAGGACAAGACAAcagaattgaaaacaaaacttcaGCAAAAGGGGGACACAATATTGAAGTGAAAGACGGTATACCCCAATGGACTACATCTCACATATTACTCTTTCTCACAAGGAAGGATCAGCCAATGATCCCGAGCCGGTTTTACTTTGATTCGTGTAAAATGCCGTACTACAATGTGCCTGGTGATATCTTACTCAAGTATTTACACGCTGCTGTAGAGTTTGGATCTGTCATTATTTTCTTACTTTTTGTTTTGGTGGTTGTTCTGGCATTTGGTGACGCGTACAACGTTTCAGCAACAAACAAGCTTCTAGCAACAGTCGCAGGTGGATTCATACCTTTTATGTTAAAGAAATTCCTTATTAAAGCCCATTCAATTTCAGAAGTTGATACCAGtgacattcattttaaaatgtgtctCAATGAAGTCGTTAAAAATTATAAGGAATACTGGCCGATCTTTGACATTGAATTAACCTCATGCGAACGAAATCCTAAGGATTTAAAACCAATTGCTACAGTAGCTGATAACGAAGTACAAACAACGGAACGATCCGAAAGATTTGATTTGATCATTGATATCAGTGAAGAAGCAAAACAAGGGGAGAGTCATGGATCTAATTATATCGAAATGTGA